In one window of Methanoculleus chikugoensis DNA:
- a CDS encoding FKBP-type peptidyl-prolyl cis-trans isomerase, with product MAQAKEGDTVQVHYTGKLEDGTVFDTSEERTPLEFTIGSGQIIPGFERAVVGMEPGETKTATIPPEEAYGLHREEMTITVDRGQFPEDINPEPGQQLQVQQPDGRAAIVVVSDVSESTVTLDANHPLAGQPLTFDIELVDIIAAGQEQVAG from the coding sequence ATGGCGCAGGCAAAAGAAGGCGACACCGTACAGGTGCACTACACCGGAAAACTGGAAGACGGGACGGTCTTCGACACATCAGAAGAGCGAACGCCCCTTGAGTTCACCATCGGCAGCGGCCAGATCATCCCCGGGTTCGAGCGCGCCGTGGTCGGCATGGAGCCGGGAGAGACGAAGACGGCGACGATCCCGCCCGAAGAGGCATACGGCCTCCACCGTGAGGAGATGACCATTACGGTGGACCGGGGACAATTCCCCGAGGATATCAACCCCGAACCCGGCCAGCAGCTCCAGGTTCAGCAGCCGGACGGCAGGGCGGCCATCGTCGTCGTCAGCGACGTCTCGGAATCGACCGTGACGCTGGACGCAAACCATCCCCTCGCCGGACAGCCCCTGACGTTCGATATCGAACTCGTGGATATCATCGCCGCCGGGCAGGAGCAGGTGGCCGGATAA
- the polX gene encoding DNA polymerase/3'-5' exonuclease PolX, with protein MENHSRVPNVEVAAILYEVADLLEIKGVRFKPQAYRRAALAIETLPESVADVAREGDLDEIPGVGRAIAAKIREILETGSLGYLSALREEIPEGVQHLTRLEGIGPKKAIALSRELGVRTVDDLEAAGLAGRIRDLPGFGEKTEANILASIRVSRTAQERRLLGEILPVAREIERRLASLASVRQVSLAGSIRRRKETIGDVDILATSYWPDEVMEAFATLPGVERVLVRGTTKTSVALSTGIQVDLRVVEDGHFGAALQYFTGSKEHNIAMRKLAIARNWRLNEYGLVDPATGRAVAGEDEAGIYRALGLAWIEPELREDRGELEAARAGTLPDLVGYDAIKGDLHVHTRWSEGAHSIEEMAQAARTLGYEYIAICDHAEGLRIARGLSPGRLADQVREIERINRESDGEFTVLSGTECNIGMDGTLDLPDSLLADLDVVVASVHSGFKQSESEMTERVLTAMQNDHVDIIGHPTGRILLSREPYRIDLAAVFDAAATLGVLMEINAFPGRLDLSDVNARAALGVGVRFSVASDAHRRENLRCMELGVATARRGWLSAGDIANTRPLPELRRILRS; from the coding sequence ATGGAGAACCACTCAAGGGTACCAAATGTCGAGGTCGCGGCGATCCTCTACGAAGTCGCCGATCTCCTGGAGATCAAGGGCGTCCGGTTCAAACCGCAGGCATACCGGCGGGCGGCGCTGGCGATCGAGACCCTGCCGGAGAGTGTCGCCGACGTCGCACGGGAAGGCGATCTCGACGAGATCCCCGGGGTGGGCAGGGCCATCGCCGCAAAGATCCGCGAGATCCTCGAGACCGGTAGTCTTGGATACCTCTCCGCTCTCCGCGAAGAAATCCCCGAGGGCGTGCAGCACCTCACCCGGCTCGAGGGGATCGGGCCGAAGAAGGCGATCGCCCTCTCCCGGGAACTCGGCGTCAGGACGGTCGACGACCTGGAGGCGGCGGGGCTGGCCGGCCGGATCCGCGATCTCCCCGGTTTCGGGGAGAAGACCGAAGCGAACATCCTCGCGAGCATCCGCGTGAGCCGGACGGCACAGGAGCGCCGTCTTCTCGGGGAGATCCTTCCCGTCGCCCGGGAGATCGAGCGGCGGCTTGCCTCGCTCGCGTCTGTCCGCCAGGTGAGCCTCGCCGGGTCGATCCGCCGGAGGAAAGAGACGATCGGGGACGTCGACATCCTCGCGACCTCTTATTGGCCCGATGAGGTGATGGAGGCCTTCGCCACCCTCCCCGGGGTCGAGCGCGTCCTCGTCCGGGGGACGACGAAGACCTCGGTGGCGCTCTCGACCGGCATCCAGGTCGATCTGCGGGTCGTGGAGGACGGGCATTTCGGGGCCGCCCTCCAGTACTTCACGGGCTCGAAGGAGCACAACATCGCCATGCGCAAACTCGCGATCGCGAGGAACTGGCGGTTGAACGAGTACGGGCTCGTCGATCCGGCGACCGGCCGGGCTGTCGCGGGAGAGGACGAGGCCGGGATCTACCGCGCCCTCGGTCTTGCCTGGATCGAGCCGGAACTCCGGGAAGACCGGGGCGAGCTTGAGGCCGCCCGGGCCGGAACCCTGCCCGACCTCGTCGGCTACGACGCGATAAAGGGCGACCTCCACGTCCACACCCGCTGGAGCGAGGGCGCTCATTCCATCGAGGAGATGGCACAGGCGGCCCGGACGCTCGGCTACGAGTACATCGCCATCTGCGACCATGCAGAGGGCCTCCGTATCGCCCGCGGCCTCTCCCCCGGGCGCCTTGCCGACCAGGTGCGGGAGATCGAACGGATCAACCGGGAGAGCGACGGCGAGTTCACCGTTCTCTCCGGCACCGAGTGCAACATCGGCATGGACGGCACGCTCGACCTCCCGGACAGCCTCCTCGCCGACCTCGATGTGGTGGTGGCGAGCGTCCACTCGGGGTTCAAGCAGTCCGAGAGCGAGATGACCGAGCGGGTGCTCACGGCGATGCAGAACGATCACGTCGATATCATCGGCCACCCGACGGGACGGATCCTCCTCTCCCGCGAACCCTACCGGATCGATCTCGCCGCGGTCTTCGATGCCGCGGCAACGCTCGGGGTTCTTATGGAGATCAACGCCTTCCCCGGAAGGCTGGACCTCTCCGACGTCAACGCCCGTGCGGCCCTTGGAGTGGGCGTCCGGTTCTCGGTCGCCTCGGACGCCCATCGCCGTGAGAACCTCCGGTGTATGGAACTCGGCGTCGCGACCGCCCGGCGGGGGTGGCTCTCGGCCGGGGATATCGCGAACACCCGGCCGCTTCCGGAGTTAAGAAGGATTCTCCGCTCTTAG